The segment GCGAATGGTGTTCAGCGCGCTCGTGGATGCTGACTTCCTCGATACAGAGCGGCACTTTCACCCAGAGCGATCTCAATTAAGAGGGCAATGGTCTGGATTAGATGATCTCTGGAAACAGTTCGAGGCCGATCAGGACAAGCGGTTTGGTAATCAACCGCCAACGCGATTGAACCGAATTCGCCAGGAGATTTATCAACTCTGCGTCCAAGCTGCTCAGCAGATGCCGGGTATCTTCAGCTTGACTGTTCCGACTGGGAGCGGCAAAACCCGGTCTGGCTTGGCCTTTGCTCTCCAGCACGCCATGCATCACAAGCTAGACCGTGTCATTGTCGCGATCCCTTATACGAGCATCATTGAACAGACTGCCGATGTCTACCGAGAGATCTTCAGCGACGACCTCGTGCTTGAGCATCACAGCGCGGTCATCACTGAACAAGACCTCGCGGACCCGTTGTCGCAAAAAGAGGTATGGTCTCGATTGGCCAGTCAGAACTGGGATGCTCCAATAGTGGTGACGACGACGGTTCAATTGTTTGAAAGTCTCTTTTCCAATCGGCCAAGTGCATGCCGAAAGCTTCACAATATAGCGCGAAGTGTTCTCATTCTTGATGAAGTTCAAACGCTTCCACCGGAGCTGCTCACGCCCATCCTCGATGTCGTTCAAGAGCTGGCCGCGCATTACGACGTCAGCATCGTGCTTTGCACGGCGACACAACCGGCCTTTCAGGATGGGCCGTATCTGAAAGGATTGCAAAACGTGCGAGAGATCATACCTGATCCGTCTCGCTACTTCGACCAATTGAGGCGGGTTGATTACGACTTCGATCACGACAAGCGTTGGACGTGGGAACAAGTAGCGGAGGAGATGAGATCAACCAAGCAGTGCTTGGCCGTCGTCAACACCAAGCGTGATGCTCTTCAGTTGCTCGACGCGTTGAATGATTCAGAGGCATTTCATCTATCAACACTCTTGTGCGGCGCGCACCGACGGGACATTCTCAAAGAAGTGCAACGGCGGCTGAAGGCTGGTGAGCAGTGTCGCTTGGTTTCGACTCAAGTGGTTGAGGCAGGAGTAGACTTGGACTTTCCGGTCGTGTTACGAGCGGTCGGCCCGTTAGATCGGATTGTGCAGGCCGCCGGGCGATGCAATCGAGAGGGGCGACTTGAAGCGGGTCGTGTGGTTGTGTTTTGGCCGGCAGAAGGCGGAACGCCGCCAGGAACATACCGAACGGGAATGGACACAGCGTTGAGTTTGCTGTGCGATCCGATGGCCGATCTTGACGACCCAAATCTCTATCGCACGTATTTCGAACGCTTGTACCAAGCCGTCTCTTTGGACAAGAAGGGAATTCAGAATCTGCGGCAAGCTCTGGACTACCCGGAGGTGGCGCAGCGATTCAGACTGATTGAAGACGATACCGCTCCGGTCATCGTCAGACCGGAGAAGTATCGCCATGAGGTGGACAACCTGCTACACACTCTGCAGGGTGAGGCTGAAGTACCTCGTTGGGTACTGCGGCGTCTCCAGCCGTACATCGTCAACGTTCGATCCCGGCTCATTCCTGAGTATTTCAAAGAGGGATTTCTTCAAGAAATCACCTCTGGTTTGTGGGAATGGCTGGGTAGATATGACAACGTTCGGGGCTTGGTCGCGGCCAACCGCGATCCATCTGAGTTAGTCATTTGATCTCCAACAGGAGGAAAAAACTATGACTGATCATCCACCAGTAGAAGTGAAAGTCTGGGGTGACTTCGCGTGTTTTACAAGGCCGGAGATGAAGGCCGAACGCGTGAGTTACCCCGTCATGACGCCTTCAGCCGCTCGCGGCCTGCTGGAGGCAATTTTTTGGAAGCCCGAAATCCACTGGCAGATTCGGCAGATCGAAGTACTCAAGCCGATCCAATACATCTCGATCATGCGCAACGAGGTCAACAGAAAGGCCAGCATTCAATCGGCTCAGCAATGGGCTAAGTCAGGTGGCGGTTACTTTGCCGACGAAGATCGCGCCCAACGTCACACACTGGCCCTGTACGACGTTGCCTACATCATTCGCGCCGATGTAGTCCTGGCGGCTC is part of the Blastocatellia bacterium genome and harbors:
- the cas3 gene encoding CRISPR-associated helicase Cas3'; amino-acid sequence: MERPIEMFAHSKNSNGCWHRLDEHLNAVAKLAQKFGEKFGAGELAYWAGLWHDLGKFHPDFQAYIAHPTGKRGPDHSTAGAVWACHCFEPLAFLVAGHHGGLPSFTDLKARLQAKVNAPMIVQALERAREVLRTIKPDQSLEATSPTFLQGCAQTQKERDQLKRKLEFFLRMVFSALVDADFLDTERHFHPERSQLRGQWSGLDDLWKQFEADQDKRFGNQPPTRLNRIRQEIYQLCVQAAQQMPGIFSLTVPTGSGKTRSGLAFALQHAMHHKLDRVIVAIPYTSIIEQTADVYREIFSDDLVLEHHSAVITEQDLADPLSQKEVWSRLASQNWDAPIVVTTTVQLFESLFSNRPSACRKLHNIARSVLILDEVQTLPPELLTPILDVVQELAAHYDVSIVLCTATQPAFQDGPYLKGLQNVREIIPDPSRYFDQLRRVDYDFDHDKRWTWEQVAEEMRSTKQCLAVVNTKRDALQLLDALNDSEAFHLSTLLCGAHRRDILKEVQRRLKAGEQCRLVSTQVVEAGVDLDFPVVLRAVGPLDRIVQAAGRCNREGRLEAGRVVVFWPAEGGTPPGTYRTGMDTALSLLCDPMADLDDPNLYRTYFERLYQAVSLDKKGIQNLRQALDYPEVAQRFRLIEDDTAPVIVRPEKYRHEVDNLLHTLQGEAEVPRWVLRRLQPYIVNVRSRLIPEYFKEGFLQEITSGLWEWLGRYDNVRGLVAANRDPSELVI
- the cas5c gene encoding type I-C CRISPR-associated protein Cas5c, translated to MTDHPPVEVKVWGDFACFTRPEMKAERVSYPVMTPSAARGLLEAIFWKPEIHWQIRQIEVLKPIQYISIMRNEVNRKASIQSAQQWAKSGGGYFADEDRAQRHTLALYDVAYIIRADVVLAAHATDDVAKYRDQFRRRVTRGQCYHRPYLGCREFAASFSDPDGAERPIDLTCDLGPMLFDLDYTPDRSGRGTPHFFSARLDCGILRIPPEEYRRRMSDATATTS